Proteins from a single region of Ananas comosus cultivar F153 linkage group 3, ASM154086v1, whole genome shotgun sequence:
- the LOC109707997 gene encoding probable lipoxygenase 6, which yields MRRRSSNLGVVVAAISEEAAVEKKVAPAPAKTKARAALTVRRKSKEDFKDAIAGHLDSFADMIDQLELRKLKWEARHAVFVIFLLHFEQVFFVRTYV from the exons atgaggaggaggagctcgaATCTGGGCGTGGTTGTGGCGGCGATCAgcgaggaggcggcggtggagaagaaggtggcGCCAGCGCCGGCGAAGACGAAGGCGCGGGCGGCGCTGACGGTGCGGAGGAAGAGTAAGGAGGACTTCAAGGACGCCATTGCCGGTCACCTCGACTCCTTCGCCGACATGATCG ATCAGCTGGAGCTGCGGAAATTGAAGTGGGAAGCAAGACATGcggtgtttgttatttttttgctacattttgaacaagtattttttgttagaacttatgtttga